The segment GGTGCAGACCAGCACGCTGAGCAGCCCGGCGCTCGAAATCGGCGCCGAGAGCGTGCAGCTTCTCATATTCGATTAGCAGGCTGCGGGTTCGGAGGGCGCTTGCAGAAGGCCGGCCTTCAGCCGTCTTCCCGCAGCAGTATCGCAGCAAGCTCTTCAGGATGAGATACCATGCATAAGTGATCCGATTTCAACTCGAAGTAATCCCAGTTATCCTGTTTGGCATGTTCGGCCACATAACTGACAAACGGCAGGCATACAGTCAGGAATTCGCTCAGAGTGCAATGTACATATATCTTGGGTATCTTTTTTATTTTTGCAGCGTCAAAAAATAGCGGCCCGATGAAGGGCCTGTCGGGCGTCAGGCCGGCATAGCTTTTATAACTGACACCGCTCAGTTCGAACATGTCAAACAGCGACTTCCCGTTTTCAGGTATTGACGAATCAACGTACACCAGGTGTTTGATTACTCCCGGCAGTTTATCTGCAACTCCGGTGATGATAAAAGAAGCGTAGCTGTGCCCGACCAGTATTACATCACCCAGTTGCCCGTTATCCATCAGAGAGCACACTTCCGAGATATGATCCTCCAGACTGCAGGTATCCGAAGCTGATAAAGTCGGGGCAAAGGCTTTATGTCCTCTGTTTTGTAGCAAAGCAACTACTTTATCCCATACCGAACCACTGTTACCCCCACCATGTCCGCCGTGTACCAATACGTAATTCGCCAAACTCTACTCTCCTTGCTGCTTTTCCCAGTCTCATGATATCATGCTCATCTA is part of the Dehalococcoidia bacterium genome and harbors:
- a CDS encoding alpha/beta hydrolase, whose product is MANYVLVHGGHGGGNSGSVWDKVVALLQNRGHKAFAPTLSASDTCSLEDHISEVCSLMDNGQLGDVILVGHSYASFIITGVADKLPGVIKHLVYVDSSIPENGKSLFDMFELSGVSYKSYAGLTPDRPFIGPLFFDAAKIKKIPKIYVHCTLSEFLTVCLPFVSYVAEHAKQDNWDYFELKSDHLCMVSHPEELAAILLREDG